The genomic interval ACTTGCGAAACTTGCTCAATTAAAAACTGTCAAGAAAGAGTTGCAGAACCAAAACGCTTAGAAAGAACAAATCGCTATAGGGAAATTGCCACTTCTGTAGAAAATATTATTAGTTCATACAGCTAAAAAATTCTTATTTTAGCAATTGAAAACTTACAATCTTTATGGATTTAAACTTCAACAAAAACGAAGATTACAATAAACTTTTAGTAGCTGATTTACGCAAGCGTTTTGCAAAAGTAAAACTAGGTGGCGGTCAAAAAAGAATTGACAAACACCACGCTAAAGCTAAAATGACAGCTCGTGAACGTGTAGATTATTTATTAGACACTGATAAAAAGTCAATAGAGATAGGAGCTTTTGCAGGAGAAGGAATGTATGAAGAACACGGCGGATGTCCTTCTGGCGGAGTTATTGTAAAAATCGGCTATATAAAAAACAAGCAATGTATTGTGGTTGCAAATGATGCAACAGTAAAAGCTGGCGCTTGGTTTCCTATCACTGGAAAAAAGAATTTACGAGCTCAAGAAATATCCATAGAAAATAAATTACCCATTATATATCTAGTTGATTCTGCTGGTGTTTATTTACCCATGCAGGATGAAATTTTTCCCGACAAAGAACATTTTGGAAGAATTTTTAGAAATAATGCTGTGATGAGCAGCATGGGAATCACTCAAATTTCCGCTGTTATGGGAAGCTGTGTAGCTGGTGGAGCCTATTTACCTATTATGAGCGATGAAGCATTAATTGTAGACAAAACGGCTAGTATTTTCTTAGCTGGAAGTTATCTTGTAAAAGCAGCCATAGGAGAATCTATTGACAACGAAACGCTTGGCGGAGCAACTACTCATTGTGAAATTTCTGGCGTTACAGATTACAAAGCTAAAGATGATAAAGACGCTTTAGATAAAATAAAATTTATTGTAGATAAAATTGGTGATGCTGATAAAGCAGGATTTAGCAAAACTGAATCTTTTCCTCCAAAAGAAAATGAAGAAGATATTTTCGGAATTCTTCCAAAAGAAAGAAATGCACAATACGATATGTTAGAAATTATCAATCGATTGGTTGATAATTCTGAATTTGAACAATATAAACAAGGCTACGGAAAAACTATTTTAACTGGTTATGCTAGAATTAATGGCTGGGCAGTTGGCATTGTTGCCAATCAACGAAAATTAGTAAAAACCAAAAAAGGAGAAATGCAGTTTGGTGGTGTAATCTATAATGATTCTGCTGATAAAGCGACACGTTTTATTGCTAATTGTAATCAGAAAAAAATTCCTTTAGTATTTTTACAAGATGTTACTGGTTTTATGGTCGGATCGAAATCTGAACACGGTGGAATTATAAAAGACGGGGCAAAAATGGTAAATGCTGTTAGTAATTCTGTTGTACCTAAATTTACTATTGTAATAGGGAATTCTTATGGTGCTGGAAATTACGCCATGTGTGGTAAAGCATATGATCCTCGTTTAATTGTTGCTTGGCCAAGCGCTGAATTAGCTGTAATGAGCGGAAATTCAGCGGCAAAAGTTTTGCTACAAATTGAAACCGCATCTTTGAAAAAACGAGGCGAAGAAATTACTCCAGAAAAAGAAGCTGAGCTGTTTGACAAAATTAAGTCACGTTATGATAATCAGATTTCTCCCTATTATGCTGCAGCAAGAATTTGGACAGATGCCGTTATAAATCCTTTAGATACCAGAACATGGATTTCTATGGGAATAGAAGCTGCAAATAATGCGCCGATTGAAAAGAAATTTAATATGGGCGTTTTACAGGTTTAAAAGTTCTATAGTATATGAAAAAAGTATTATTATTTCTTCTTTTATTAGTAGGTCAATCTCTTTATTCTCAAATAGAATTAAGGAATAATCCTTTTATTAAAGGGTTAATAGTTTTAAAAGATAATGATTCATTAAAAGGATATATTCAATTAAATGGCTCAGCATTTGATATAAGATTTAAAGATAGCTTAAAACAGAGAAAACGAAAAAAAGTAAAATATAAAAAAGTAAGAAGCATAACTATCTTTTCAGATATAAATCATACTCGAAAATTTTATTATAAAAAAACTGATCAATCAAAATTTCTACATTTTGCTGAATTAGTTCATTTTGACGAACTGAGTGTTTACATTACCTCATCTAATAAGTTAGAGTTATTTTATTTAAATAGTAAAGTTGATAGAAGGTCTGCTAATGAAATGATGAGAGATATGAAAACGGAACAATTTAAAATCACTGAAAAACTTATTGAAAATTCTAAAAACTTCAAAAGTCATTCAGAGTTTAAAAATGGTCTTTTTTCTCATTTAACTTTTAATAATAATTTTGCCTATCATTTTAAAATTGAAAGAATAGATTATTTTTTGAACAAAAAAACCGAAGATAAATTAACTTTAATAGGATCAAAAGGTAATTTTCTTTATAAAAATTTCAAAAAAACAGCATCAAAATATTTTGGAGATTGTCCTACTTTAGTCAACAAAATTCAATCAAAAGAATTCAAATTAAAACATTTACCTGAAATTTTAGAATTTTATAAGAACAACTGTAATAAAGAATAAATTAGTAAATAATGGGAAGAGCATTCGAATTTAGGAAAGCAAGAAAAATGAAACGTTGGTCTGCAATGGCAAAAACATTTACCAGAATTGGTAAAGACATTGTAATGGCTGTAAAAGAAGGTGGTCCAAGTCCAGAAACAAATTCTCGTTTACGTGCCGTAATACAAAATGCCAAGGCAGCAAACATGCCAAAAGACAATGTAGAACGCGCCATAAAAAAAGCTTCTGATAAAGATACTGCCAACTATAAGGAAACATTATTTGAAGGTTATGCACCTCATGGAATTGCCATTGTGGTAGAAACTGCAACCGATAACAATAACAGAACTGTTGCTAATGTTAGAGCTGCTTTTACAAAATGTAATGGTAATTTAGGAACTTCAGGATCTGTAGTTTTTATGTTTGACCATACCTGTAACTTTACGGTAAAAAAAGAAGATATTTCTATTGATATGGAAGAATTAGAGCTAGAACTCATAGATTTTGATGTTGAAGAAGTTTTTGTGGATGATGAAGGTGTTATTATTTATGCGCCTTTTGAACAATTTGGAGCAATTCAATCTTTCTTTGAAAAAGAAAATGTTGAAATTTTATCTTCTGGATTTGAAAGAATCCCAACCACAACAGCAAAACTTTCTGAAGAACAGCAAGCTGATGTTGAAAAACTTTTAGAAAAACTAGAAGAGGATGATGACGTACAGAATGTATACCACTCGTTGGAAATGTAATTATATATAACTCAAGCTAAATAAGATATAATAATATCAGATAAAATTTCCAATACATAAGTTAAAATTTATTATTTACACTTAAATATACCTATTAGTAGGTATTTTTAGTTAAAAAACTTTTTTTATTTTTGATATAAATATTAATAATGAAAAAAATTATAATTTTTTTATTGCTTAATTCTGTAAACTTTTATTCACAAACTAAGATTAGCGATATTCAACAACCAGAAAACTGGAGTAGATTCGGAGCAACTACCGCACTTTCTGGTGATGGAAAAATACTTGCTATAAGCTCACCGAAAACAGATGAAAGCTTAGGTATAATTAAAGTATACATAAGAGACGGTGAAAATTGGAAAGAACATGGGCAAAATATTAAAGGTAGGGAGCATTTGTCAAGTGTAAGTGAAACTTTTGGCTATCGTATGGAATTATCATACAATGGTAGTTTCCTTTTAATTTCAGACATATCTTCAGGCCATACAAAGTCGGGAAAGGTATGGGTTTTTAAGTTTAACTATACAAGTAAAACTTGGGATAAAGTTGGAGATTCTATTGTAGGAAAAAAACCTGGAGATAATTCTGGAAACAGTATAGCTATATCTAACGACGGAAAAACAATAGCTATAAGTTCACTGTATAATAAAAAGTATCAAATTGATAATGATATTATTACACCAGTACAATCTGGATATGTAAGAGTATTTAAATTAAATTCTAACGGTACAAAATATGAACTATTTGGTCAAGAAATCACAAGTATATTACCTCACTTAAAATATGGGTATTTAGACTATTTTGGATTTAGTATTTCATTATCTGGAAATGGTAATTATATTGCAATAACATCTAGAGGTTCTGTTTTTATTTATGAGTATAAACAAATTAACACTAGATGGAGTTTAAGCACTAGAATTGACAAATTAAACGAAGATGACTTTTATAGTAGAGTATGGTTATCAGAAAACGCAAAAGTTATAACTCTTGGTATGCCAGTAAATTACAAACAAAAAAATTATAAAGGATATATTGCTTCATTTAATTTTGACACAATATCAAAAATAATTACAAAAAAAGGTGTAATTATTGGAGTTGATGATTACGATTATTACGGGAACTACAACTCTTTTTCTGTATCTAGTGATGGGAATATTGTAGCAATAGGTACAAATAATAAAATTACAAGAGTTTATAATTTTCTTTCCAATGAGTGGAAATTAATTGATAATGGGATATATAATACTGCTAAAAATTTTGGATGGAGCACTTCATTATCTAAAAATGGTACTACTTTGGCAGTAGGTGCTCCTAATAAAGAAAATACTGGTTTTGTAAGCACTTACAGTACTGGTTTAACATCTTCATCTTCATATTTATCTACAAACAGTTTTACAGAAAAAAAAGTCAGTATAAGTCCAAATCCAGTTAAGAAAAAATTAAAAATTATTTTAAAAGACAATTATAAATTCCATAAATTAGAAGTAATAGATATCAATGGTAAATCTCTATTAAAAAATAATAAACCTGAAATCAATGTATCACATTTAAAACAAGGTATATATATCCTTAAAATTGATTTAAAAAATGAAATGTTATTTAAAAAAATCATCAAATTGTAGCAGTAATTTAAATAAAATCAAAAACGCATAATACAGTACATTTTAATAAAATGGAATTAATTTGATGCTGAATTTTTTTTTTAATGATAATTTATAAAAGCCTAACAATTTAAAAAAATCACACTACCAAATCCAACGTTTTATTTCGTTGGATTTTTTTTGTTTCAGTTTCTATAAAACTTTCTACAAAATAAATTTCTTTTGGTATTTCATATTGTGAAAGTGAAGTAAGGCTTTTTATATCATTTTCTACTTGAGACTTCTCTATTGAACTCGAAGTGACATTTTTTTCAATACATAGTACTAACTTTTCCCCAAACTTTTCATCTGCAATTCCAGCTACAAAAAAACGTTGATTAATAACACTTAACAACTTCTCCTCTATTTTCTCAGAATGTAATTTTATTCCCCCTGAATTAATTACATTATCAAAACGACCAAGCCACTCAAATTTTGTATCAGAAATTAATTGTACAACATCATTTGTAAAAATGATTTCATTAGATACCTTTGGAGCTTCAATCACCAAACAGTTTCGATGATCTTTATAAATACTAATACTTGGTAATGTTTGATAAAAAGATTTCTCGATTGCTCTCGAATTAACAACATTAAAATGATTTAACTTTTTGATTGCAATATGAGTAACAGTTTCCGTCATTCCGTAGGTTGCGAAAATTTGAGTTTCTGTCGATTGAATTTTATCTTTTAAACTTCTAGAAACTACTCCTCCTCCAACTATAAGCTTTCTAATAAAATGCAATTTATCTAATGAATTTTCTAACTGCATTGGTACCATCGCAGAAAAATCATATCCTGTACTATTTTCTTCTAAAGGATTTAAGCCAGGCGAAACAATATCCAATTGCCATCCTAAAGTTAAGGCTCTAACCAACATCATTTTACCAGCAATATAATCGGTAGAAAGACATAATAAAGCTTTTGTATTTTCTTTTAAATCAAAATAATCACTTGTAGTAATTGCTGAATTTATTGCAAACTCTTTTTTGACTTTAATCGGTTTTGGTTTTCCTGTAGATCCAGAGGTTTGCACTAAAATAAAATCATCTTCATTAAACCATTCTGATAAAAAAGAATAGGTAGATTCATCAACACTACTTGAATAATCGAGCAATTCTTTTACAGTAGAAAACGACTTGTTATTTAATTTAAAGGCTTTATGAAACTGATTCATATTCAGCATCTAACACTTTATAGTTTTCTTTTAAATTCAATGGCTCTTCAATCTTTCCAAAAAGCTTTTCTCTCCAATTAGACCAACCATACTTTTTTGAATAAATAAAAATAAGTAACGGATACAGTACAAAAATCGGAACAATTATCTCTAAAATTTCATTCTGTCCATTTTCTATTGTTGACATAAAAATTGCATCTGTTTGTAAAGCAGACCATTTAGAAGTCACTAAAATTGCGGCTAACAAATTATTTCCAAAATGAAAACCTAACGCCAATTCTAAACCATCATCCATCAAAGTCATAATTCCCAAAATCAAACCTGTTCCAATATAAAAAACCATAATTATTGGTCCTAATTCTTCTACTTCTGGATTTGCGCCATGCATTAATCCAAATAAAACTGAAGTCACAATTAGCGGAAACCATTTATTTTTCACAAACACACCAATATGCTGCATTAAATATCCTCGAAATAAATACTCTTCTAAACCTATTTGCAAGGGAAACAACAACAAACTTATCAATACTAAAATTGTGAATTTTACCACATCAAATTGCAAAACAACCTCTTCTGGAGCAATTATATAATTAATAGCAAAAAGAATTAAAGTAACCGTTGTTATCAGAAAAAAGGAAAATGCTACCCTTTTCCAATCTATTTTCCTCCTTGCTGTTGTTAAAGATTTCACACTTCTCTCATGCATAAATTTCACCAATAAAAACAACAACCCTAACAATAAAGCAAAAGGCAATAAATTCATTGCTAGCCAAAAATTTTTGCTTGGAATTAATTCCATTAATTTTTGCTGTTCCTCTATAGCATTAAAATCTTCAGCAAAGAACAACAAATAAATGATGTTTCCTATAAACAATCCTCCTACTAGAATTATTGTTATTAAAAACATCCACCACTTATTTTGCCCTTTATATGCTTGTTGTATATAATTCATATTCTATAAATTAAAATTCCATTTTTCTGTTGGATGATAGTGCAATGTACCATTTTTTACTCGTAAAGGAGATTCAAAATTATTGGTAAATAAACTTCCAGTACCTAAACC from Lutibacter sp. Hel_I_33_5 carries:
- a CDS encoding CPBP family intramembrane glutamic endopeptidase, with the protein product MNYIQQAYKGQNKWWMFLITIILVGGLFIGNIIYLLFFAEDFNAIEEQQKLMELIPSKNFWLAMNLLPFALLLGLLFLLVKFMHERSVKSLTTARRKIDWKRVAFSFFLITTVTLILFAINYIIAPEEVVLQFDVVKFTILVLISLLLFPLQIGLEEYLFRGYLMQHIGVFVKNKWFPLIVTSVLFGLMHGANPEVEELGPIIMVFYIGTGLILGIMTLMDDGLELALGFHFGNNLLAAILVTSKWSALQTDAIFMSTIENGQNEILEIIVPIFVLYPLLIFIYSKKYGWSNWREKLFGKIEEPLNLKENYKVLDAEYESVS
- a CDS encoding YebC/PmpR family DNA-binding transcriptional regulator, which produces MGRAFEFRKARKMKRWSAMAKTFTRIGKDIVMAVKEGGPSPETNSRLRAVIQNAKAANMPKDNVERAIKKASDKDTANYKETLFEGYAPHGIAIVVETATDNNNRTVANVRAAFTKCNGNLGTSGSVVFMFDHTCNFTVKKEDISIDMEELELELIDFDVEEVFVDDEGVIIYAPFEQFGAIQSFFEKENVEILSSGFERIPTTTAKLSEEQQADVEKLLEKLEEDDDVQNVYHSLEM
- a CDS encoding acyl-CoA carboxylase subunit beta encodes the protein MDLNFNKNEDYNKLLVADLRKRFAKVKLGGGQKRIDKHHAKAKMTARERVDYLLDTDKKSIEIGAFAGEGMYEEHGGCPSGGVIVKIGYIKNKQCIVVANDATVKAGAWFPITGKKNLRAQEISIENKLPIIYLVDSAGVYLPMQDEIFPDKEHFGRIFRNNAVMSSMGITQISAVMGSCVAGGAYLPIMSDEALIVDKTASIFLAGSYLVKAAIGESIDNETLGGATTHCEISGVTDYKAKDDKDALDKIKFIVDKIGDADKAGFSKTESFPPKENEEDIFGILPKERNAQYDMLEIINRLVDNSEFEQYKQGYGKTILTGYARINGWAVGIVANQRKLVKTKKGEMQFGGVIYNDSADKATRFIANCNQKKIPLVFLQDVTGFMVGSKSEHGGIIKDGAKMVNAVSNSVVPKFTIVIGNSYGAGNYAMCGKAYDPRLIVAWPSAELAVMSGNSAAKVLLQIETASLKKRGEEITPEKEAELFDKIKSRYDNQISPYYAAARIWTDAVINPLDTRTWISMGIEAANNAPIEKKFNMGVLQV
- a CDS encoding AMP-binding protein codes for the protein MNQFHKAFKLNNKSFSTVKELLDYSSSVDESTYSFLSEWFNEDDFILVQTSGSTGKPKPIKVKKEFAINSAITTSDYFDLKENTKALLCLSTDYIAGKMMLVRALTLGWQLDIVSPGLNPLEENSTGYDFSAMVPMQLENSLDKLHFIRKLIVGGGVVSRSLKDKIQSTETQIFATYGMTETVTHIAIKKLNHFNVVNSRAIEKSFYQTLPSISIYKDHRNCLVIEAPKVSNEIIFTNDVVQLISDTKFEWLGRFDNVINSGGIKLHSEKIEEKLLSVINQRFFVAGIADEKFGEKLVLCIEKNVTSSSIEKSQVENDIKSLTSLSQYEIPKEIYFVESFIETETKKIQRNKTLDLVV
- a CDS encoding T9SS type A sorting domain-containing protein codes for the protein MKKIIIFLLLNSVNFYSQTKISDIQQPENWSRFGATTALSGDGKILAISSPKTDESLGIIKVYIRDGENWKEHGQNIKGREHLSSVSETFGYRMELSYNGSFLLISDISSGHTKSGKVWVFKFNYTSKTWDKVGDSIVGKKPGDNSGNSIAISNDGKTIAISSLYNKKYQIDNDIITPVQSGYVRVFKLNSNGTKYELFGQEITSILPHLKYGYLDYFGFSISLSGNGNYIAITSRGSVFIYEYKQINTRWSLSTRIDKLNEDDFYSRVWLSENAKVITLGMPVNYKQKNYKGYIASFNFDTISKIITKKGVIIGVDDYDYYGNYNSFSVSSDGNIVAIGTNNKITRVYNFLSNEWKLIDNGIYNTAKNFGWSTSLSKNGTTLAVGAPNKENTGFVSTYSTGLTSSSSYLSTNSFTEKKVSISPNPVKKKLKIILKDNYKFHKLEVIDINGKSLLKNNKPEINVSHLKQGIYILKIDLKNEMLFKKIIKL